The nucleotide window TGCGTTCATCAGAATTACAGAGCTACTTACCAGGAATTTTATAATCAGACAACCGCTGTTGCAAAAGCTCTATTGTTTTTGGGAGCAAAAGCAGGTGACAGAATCGGAATCTGGTCTTCCAACCGCTATGAATGGGTACTTTTGCAGTATGCCACTGCAAGAATAGGAACTATTTTAGTGAATATCAATCCGGCCTACCGGACTCATGAATTAACTTATGTACTTAATCAATCCGAAGTTCGCTTTATTTTTTCTTCTTTAAGTTTTAAAACCAGCAACTACAAAGAAATGGTTGAGTACGCAAAAGAAGTATGCCCAAGCCTGGAGCATGAAATATTCTTTGATGAAAACTGGGAACATTTTGTCAATAACGGGCAGGAAATTTCGGATGAAGTGCTTCACAGCTTTGAAGAACATGTACAGTTTGATGATCCTGTTAATATTCAGTATACTTCCGGAACTACCGGTTTTCCGAAAGGTGTTACGCTTTCCCATCATAATATCCTCAATAACGGCTATTTTATAGGTATCAGATTAAAATATACGGAGAAGGACCGTGTTTGTATTCCTGTCCCTTTCTACCATTGCTTCGGAATGGTGATCGGAAATATCTGCTGTACTGCCCACGGAGCCTGTATGGTAATTCCCAATGACAGTTTTGATCCGGAAATTACGTTAAAAGCCGTTTCGGAAGAGAAATGTACTTCTTTGTATGGAGTACCAACTATGTTTATTGCGGAACTGGCCGTAAAAGATTTTGACAGCTATGATTTTTCAAGTTTAAGAACCGGTGTTATGGCAGGCTCCGTATGTCCTCCGGAAATTATGAAGAAGGTGGAAAACCTTATGAATATTAAAGAAATGAGCATCTGCTACGGAATGACGGAAACATCACCCGTGTCTACGCAAACTTTAATAGGAACACCGTTGGAAAAGCAGGTCAGCACTGTAGGAACAGTTCAGGATCATCTTGAAATAAAAATTATTGATGAAAACGGCAGAACTTTAAAGCGCGGTGAACATGGTGAGCTTTGCACAAGAGGTTATTCTGTCATGCTAAAATACTGGAATGATCCTGAAAATACTAAAAAAGTACTGGATGATGCTCGCTGGATGCATACCGGAGATATGGCTGTAATGGACAAAGACGGTTATATTACTATTTCCGGAAGGATAAAAGACCTTATCATCCGTGGCGGCGAAAATATCTCTCCTAAAGAAATTGAAGATTTTCTATATACTTATACCAACATTCTGGATGTGCAGATCATTGGTGTTCCCAGTGAAAAATTCGGGGAAGAAGTGATGGCGTGGGTGAAAGTGAGAAAAGGATTTACCATCACTGCGGAGGAACTACAGGAATATTGCAAAGGAAGAATAGCCCATTATAAAGTGCCGAAATATTGGAAGTTTGTAGATGAATTCCCAATGACTATTTCCGGAAAGATAAGAAAAGTGGAGATGCGGGAGATTTCGATGCGGGAACTTGGGCTTGAAAATGTAAGACAAAATTAATTTGGCAGAAAAGCTAGATTGTAAAAGAGCAAAAGCCATTGCCTCATTTATTATAAAAAACAAAAAGCATTTCGGATTGAAATGCTTTTTGTTTTTTTATTTTAAAGTTCTTTTCTTAACCTTGCTACCGGAATATTAAGCTGTTCACGATACTTTGCAATCGTTCTTCTTGCTATATTATATCCCTGTTCTTTCAGAATAACCACTAATGCATCATCGGTAAGCGGTTTTCTCTTATTTTCTTTATCAATCACTTCCTGAAGATGAGTTTTGATTTCCTTGGTGGAAACTTCTTCCCCATCATCATTCGTTAAGCTGTCTGAGAACAGATCTTTAAGATATACAATACCGTTAGGTGTATCTGCATATTTACTTTTTACTACCCTTGAAATCGTAGAGATATCAAATCCTGTAATATCAGCAACATCCTTCAAGATCATTGGTTTCAGAGATTTTTCGTCTCCGGTGATGAAATAATCCTTCTGGAATTTCACAATGGCTGTAATCGTCTGCAACAATGTATTCTGACGCTGGTTAATGGCATCGATATACCATTTTGCAGCATCCAGCTTTTGCTTGATAAATA belongs to Chryseobacterium gleum and includes:
- a CDS encoding AMP-binding protein is translated as MPLSYVYGTSEIPLLGHTIGANLKSTVEKYPHQEALVCVHQNYRATYQEFYNQTTAVAKALLFLGAKAGDRIGIWSSNRYEWVLLQYATARIGTILVNINPAYRTHELTYVLNQSEVRFIFSSLSFKTSNYKEMVEYAKEVCPSLEHEIFFDENWEHFVNNGQEISDEVLHSFEEHVQFDDPVNIQYTSGTTGFPKGVTLSHHNILNNGYFIGIRLKYTEKDRVCIPVPFYHCFGMVIGNICCTAHGACMVIPNDSFDPEITLKAVSEEKCTSLYGVPTMFIAELAVKDFDSYDFSSLRTGVMAGSVCPPEIMKKVENLMNIKEMSICYGMTETSPVSTQTLIGTPLEKQVSTVGTVQDHLEIKIIDENGRTLKRGEHGELCTRGYSVMLKYWNDPENTKKVLDDARWMHTGDMAVMDKDGYITISGRIKDLIIRGGENISPKEIEDFLYTYTNILDVQIIGVPSEKFGEEVMAWVKVRKGFTITAEELQEYCKGRIAHYKVPKYWKFVDEFPMTISGKIRKVEMREISMRELGLENVRQN